One genomic region from Anopheles bellator chromosome 2, idAnoBellAS_SP24_06.2, whole genome shotgun sequence encodes:
- the LOC131207734 gene encoding netrin receptor unc-5-like, whose protein sequence is MKLPCKLPHFLKVFFTTIAVLAVAGRLVAAKEKNGEAVKNLPENVSHLSRTTAPHQNIGVAKDKTLQSPADRHLSKNHPSRLKAQFTIDDFDGFFQSAEIHRQGSQRTTFNPSKRNHQDAHLLPYAADASLTPTKSENNQPEAKLSRQKLKDGKMLVNDEDYDVVDAAKDDYYDTSAVGGGDNYEDGKIINPASLDSLFDMKGPNEHRSGVDVKNGGLHGDDQTPDSVGDDDDDEDDDDDDDDEGEDDDGEVSYGEDVLPPSEAFDSFGGRPAGGGGGVRVEEAPYFLVEPQSTFVLRSKPASLKCKAANTLQIHFKCSGSIKPPPSFEESHVDPHSGVHFQEVTAIISRDLVYEYFGKQPFRCECHAWSPRGKAVSQPASIMVAYLKKHFDNPETKIRAEAGEKLEIKCVAPKGYPKPEITWLKNNFTITASPMLTFTTEGNIVITGVNLQDIGNYTCVAENIAGKRTSESIEVIVYVNGGWSQWSAWLECRCPGKAAQGRKRTRTCSDPIPLYGGSPCIGPNQQKTADCVTCPEDTQIITPNGFEDNTFVRRWSAWSAWSSCTNKCTQSRRRVCHTQGIDYYDKALVKRHQQLAALMEDHDEQDSSAYGCHGKDLQTIVCRGGECKIDDTASDWIFYLGLGFIVTLCLTFLVFLVHMRHRQKLPTYSITRTSPDQHHTYTHEFQKKLTHSSNPPDINIRVNGYEYSNGSTMEAPKIPSQNVPLLLTRSVSEHHYDEPQFTSAQTIQASMKEKPNNVYLQQLKQQSFDSVPHNHYQHHHQCHSLEQQGHLQRQMASPATPSQKGQYRSSESLSATSATNTSNSTYAIATTDSVDTSSSSNEAMYKSNSARQVVTGDGGWLELEHLQTSLSIPEGALPTALKINVFLAVMYDSKDTILVENQVTHISPTVVCGPTKSNFSKPLIIKVPHCAEDIAGWKVSLFYKEEVTNCWKKIASSENDVPSPQAYIQLDPNSAYIMTRKLGKYILGGESLAPEVAVTKRLKIVMFGPARKPETDFPIRVYVLEDYPSALEHCKAIEGRLGYFQIGQSSAFHFANSKEAMTLRINCSGGWSAVADGAVQKIPFNHIWKNMSILHCEFLLQKLADEMPCLRLELAAEQDNGTKVLITSVAFS, encoded by the exons ATGAAATTACCCTGTAAATTACCACATTTCCTAAAAgtatttttcaccaccatcgcgGTACTGGCAGTCGCGGGTCGATTGGTGGCCGCCAAGGAAAAGAATGGCGAGGCTGTGAAAAATCTGcctgaaaatgtttcacatttgTCACGGACCACAGCACCGCACCAGAATATCGGTGTGGCGAAGGATAAAACCCTGCAGTCACCAGCCGACCGACACTTATCGAAGAATCATCCCTCCCGGCTAAAGGCTCAGTTCACAATCGATGACTTCGATGGATTCTTCCAGTCCGCAGAGATTCATCGTCAAGGTTCGCAACGAACAACTTTTAATCCTTCGAAAAGGAACCATCAGGATGCACATCTACTGCCATACGCTGCCGACGCCAGTTTAACGCCAACGAAATccgaaaacaatcaaccggaagcgaaactttCCCGTCAAAAGCTGAAGGACGGAAAAATGCTTGTCAATGATGAGGACTATGACGTAGTAGACGCCGCAAAGGATGACTACTACGATACTTCGgcagtcggtggcggtgataaTTATGAGGATGGCAAAATAATCAATCCGGCTTCGTTGGACAGCTTATTCGATATGAAAGGCCCTAACGAACATCGAAGTGGCGTCGACGTTAAAAATGGCGGACTCCATGGTGACGACCAGACGCCGGATTCcgtcggcgatgatgatgatgatgaggacgacgacgatgacgacgatgatgaagggGAGGATGATGACGGTGAGGTGTCGTACGGCGAGGATGTGCTTCCGCCGAGTGAAGCGTTTGATAGCTTCGGTGGGCGACCGGCAGGTGGTGGCGGGGGAGTGAGGGTGGAAGAGGCGCCATACTTTCTCGTGGAACCGCAGAGCACTTTCGTCCTGCGCAGCAAACCGGCCTCTCTGAAGTGCAAAGCTGCCAACACGCTGCAG ATTCACTTCAAGTGCAGTGGCAGCATCAAACCGCCGCCGTCTTTCGAGGAGTCACACGTAGATCCTCACAGCGGGGTACACTTTCAGGAGGTGACGGCCATCATTTCACGGGATCTGGTCTACGAGTACTTCGGTAAGCAGCCGTTCAGGTGCGAATGTCACGCGTGGTCCCCGCGTGGGAAAGCCGTTAGCCAGCCGGCCTCCATCATGGTTGCCT ATTTGAAGAAACATTTCGACAACCCTGAAACAAAGATCCGAGCTGAAGCTGGAGAGAAACTGGAAATCAAGTGCGTCGCTCCCAAAGGGTACCCAAAACCTGAAATTACGTGGTTGAAGAACAACTTCACTATTACGGCTAGTCCGATGCTTACGTTCACGACAGAAGGCAACATTGTGATAACCGGCGTTAACCTACAG GACATCGGAAACTATACTTGTGTCGCAGAGAACATTGCCGGTAAACGGACATCAGAGTCGATTGAAGTAATCGTCTATG TGAATGGAGGATGGAGTCAGTGGAGCGCGTGGCTAGAATGTCGCTGTCCTGGAAAGGCTGCTCAAGGAAGAAAACGCACGCGAACATGCAGCGATCCAATTCCTCTGTATGGAGGCTCCCCTTGTATTGGCCCAAACCAGCAGAAGACAGCTGACTGTGTGACCTGTCCGG AGGACACTCAAATTATCACACCAAACGGATTTGAGGACAACACGTTTG TGCGCCGTTGGTCGGCGTGGTCGGCCTGGAGTTCGTGCACGAACAAATGCACACAATCGAGACGAAGAGTTTGCCATACGCAGGGAATAGACTATTATGACAAGGCGCTCGTGAAACGCCATCAACAGTTGGCAGCCTTGATGGAGGATCACGACGAGCAGGACAGCAGCGCCTACGGCTGCCATGGCAAGGATCTGCAGACCATCGTTTGCCGAGGTGGCGAATGCAAAATTGATGACACAG CCTCCGATTGGATCTTTTACCTCGGGTTGGGTTTCATCGTAACGCTCTGTCTGACGTTCTTGGTGTTCCTGGTGCACATGCGACACCGGCAGAAGCTCCCGACGTATTCAATCACGCGAACATCGCCCGATCAGCATCACACGTACACGCACGAGTTTCAGAAGAAACTGACGCACTCCTCGAATCCGCCGGATATCAACATTCGTGTGAACGGCTACGAGTATTCGAACGGCAgcacgatggaggcgcccaaGATCCCGAGCCAAAATGTACCCTTGCTCCTGACCCGATCTGTTTCCGAGCACCACTACGATGAGCCGCAATTTACATCGGC TCAAACGATTCAGGCCTCGATGAAAGAGAAACCGAACAACGTCTACCTTCAGCAGTTGAAACAGCAGAGCTTCGATTCGGTTCCACATAATCACtatcagcatcaccatcagtGCCACTCCCTGGAACAGCAGGGTCACCTGCAGCGGCAAATGGCGTCGCCAGCCACTCCATCTCAAAAGGGTCAGTATCGTAGCAGCGAGTCGCTATCCGCCACGTCGGCCACCAACACAT CAAACTCGACGTACGCCATCGCAACCACGGACTCGGTGGACACATCAAGTTCGTCGAACGAAGCGATGTACAAGTCCAACTCGGCCCGCCAGGTCGTCACCGGAGACGGCGGTTGGCTCGAGTTGGAACACCTGCAGACGTCGCTCTCGATTCCGGAGGGCGCGTTACCGACCGCGCtgaaaatcaatgtttttctcgCAGTCATGTACGACTCCAAGGACACGATACTGGTGGAGAACCAGGTCACGCACATCAGTCCGACGGTGGTGTGTGGGCCGACAAAGAGTAACTTCTCCAAACCGCTCATCATCAAGGTGCCACACTGCGCGGAGGACATTGCCGGGTGGAAGGTGTCCCTGTTCTACAAGGAGGAGGTGACGAACTGCTGGAAAAAGATTGCTTCATCCGAGAACGACGTGCCAAGTCCGCAAGCCTATATCCAGCTCGATCCAAACAGTGCGTATATCATGACGCGCAAATTGGGAAAGTACATTCTGGGCGGCGAAAGTTTGGCACCCGAAGTGGCCGTCACCAAGCGGCTGAAGATCGTGATGTTTGGCCCTGCCCGGAAGCCGGAGACGGACTTCCCCATACGGGTCTACGTCCTGGAGGATTATCCGAGCGCGCTTGAGCATTGCAAGGCCATCGAGGGTCGGCTGGGGTACTTCCAAATCGGCCAGAGCTCCGCGTTCCACTTCGCCAACAGTAAAGAGGCGATGACGCTGCGCATCAATTGCTCGGGAGGctggtcggcggtggccgacggcGCTGTCCAGAAGATTCCTTTCAATCACATCTGGAAGAACATGTCGATACTGCACTGCGAGTTTCTGCTACAGAAATTGGCCGACGAGATGCCCTGCCTGCGGTTGGAGCTGGCCGCCGAGCAGGATAA